Part of the Arvicanthis niloticus isolate mArvNil1 chromosome 2, mArvNil1.pat.X, whole genome shotgun sequence genome, CAACACACCTTCAAAACTTTTGAGTCAAaaatgtttctgtctaaaagaaatgccaAGGATATATGGAGCAGAGACCGAAGGAAGGGCAGACCAGTGACTGActcaacttgagacctatcccatggcaAGGTACCAATCCATGATAGtattaatgatgctatgttgTACTTTCACAATAAATCCTAGCatagcagatctctgtgaggctctacccagcagctgactgaggcagatgcagatactcaaagATAAACATTGGACAGAGGGTGTGGGTAACTGTGGAAGACTCAGAAGAAAGATTGAAACCCCTGAAGGAGATGGCAACACCAAAGGAAGACtaagtatcaactaacctggagccctggaagctcccagagactgagccatacACCGAAGAGCAAATACAGGTTTCTCCTAGGCTCCaggcacatatgcagcagatggtCTCAGAGGGAaagaatgtgcctaatcctgcagagacttaatGCACCAGAGTGGGGGTTGGGTTACCTGGGGATGTACACCTTTTGAGAAGTgaaagggaggtggagggagggaggaacccaCTGAGAGGGTTGCTTGAACAGGGGCATCATTTGGGATGTAAGtacttaaataaattttaaagaattctttgTTAAGGTCAATAAAATAACACAATCTTCTTGGTTActaaataaacaacagaaatagCCCTGGAGGAATGTTCATCACCAGCATATTTAGTGAGTGTTTTAAATGAAGTTTATCCTCTCTTTGACAAACACAAACTACCAGACAAACATTGCATTGAAAAGCTAAACACTGTCTCTAAATTTGAGACAAATATGTACTCAAGGCATGGGGGACCAGGATATTAGAATATTTCACTGTAAAACTGCCTGAGagcataaaatttaaacaattataGGTAACACTGTACCATGTAATTATTATGTTATGCATCTAAAACCCTGGGGCATTAATTCTATCAACTgtaatttatgaatatatatatattcagaattataatgaacacacacatatatatattaatatgtataaattAAGAATACAAAGGGACACATGTTCATAACAATAGTTAGGGAAAAATATGTATAACATTTACCTGTATTGTCCTTATGCTTTTGAGCTTTTTCTGACATAATCTTATGTATCTCCTGCAAATATGCAATATGAGGttccataaaataatataattctataataatatgttattatatatttttaaagcttgattaatttgttaatttatatgaatgagtgtttttcctgcatttATGCCTATGTACTCTAGGCATGGATAGTACCCAAGGATTTCAGAATAAGTCTAGAGAATGTGTGGAACTGGAGTGACATGTGACTATGAATACCAGGTAGTAGATGTAAATTGAATCTGGGACCTCCTCAGAAACAATTATTATTCCTAACCACCGAGGCATCTATCCAGCCTTCTACCCaccattttatgtgtatgtatttctatAGGGTAATATATGCACAGGGGAGTGCCAAGGCCCTCATAGACCAACAGGAATTTCCTCTGGAGTTGTAGATAAAGACAGACAGTAtcagtgtctttgtttttctgtttgttggtttatttatttatttatttatttatttatttattattttatttgtttacatttcaaatgtcattcccTTTCTTGATCTAGCCTTCAGGGACACCCAACCTCATTCCCATCCCCTTTGCCTTTAAGTGGGTGCTTCTGCATCTACCCACCCTCTACTACCTCACCCCTCATGCATCCCCTtctctagggcatcaagcctcaaCAGGATTAAGCACCTCCCCTCccaatgatgccagataaggcagtcatTGACTACATATGTATTAGGAGCCATAGATTGGCCCTGATgggctctttggttggtggtttagtccctgggaactctgagagGTCCAGTTGGTTGATAGCGTTCTTCCTATGGaattgcaatctccttcagcccttcccccaacttttccaATGGACTCTTGGGCTGAATCCAGTGATTGactgtatctgcatctgacttaaTCAGCAGAGCTTCTCAGATGACagtcataccaggctcctgtctgcaaaaatatcttggcatcagcaacagtgtcaggTTTGATGTTTACAGTTGGGATAGATCACATGGTGGGGTGatttctggatggtctttccttcagactctcttctatttttgtccctgcttaTCCTTTAGCCAAGGACAATTTTGCCTTAAAAATTTAGAGATGAGTGGGAGGCCCCATCTCTCCACGGGGTTTCATTTCTAtttactagaggtggtctcttcaggttctgtctcTTCACTGTTGTGTATTTTGTCAAAGTCATCCCCACTGTGTCCTGGGAGACTCTTGCATCCCTGGCACTGGGACTTTCTAGAGTTTTCCCAAGTTCTCCAGCCACCCAccactgctacttatttctattcattctcctagcCCTCTGGACTCTCTTCCCATACCTAgtcctgccctgacttttttTCCTACCTCTCCCCTCAACCACCCAAGTCCCCCAGCCCCTTCCTTTGTctcttctgattatttttttcctgcttttaagtgggattgaaatatccacactttggccttcatTCTTGTTATGCTTCATATGATTTGTGAGTTGTAtagtgggtattctgagcttttgggccaatatccacttattaatgagtaccaCGTTTGTCCTTTTGGGTCctggttaactcactcaggatattttctagttctatccatttgccaaCAATGTTCGTGAAGCCATCATTTTCAAAAGATGAGTAATATTCCAATgtttatatgtaccacattttatgtattcattcttttattGAGGGAAGCAGAGTTGTTTTcagcttatggctattataaacaaggctgatATGAACAGAGAGGATCATATGTCATTGTTAGATgtgggagcatcttttgggtatatgcccagtagtggtataatGGGTACTCcagtagaattatttccaattttttgaggaaactctagattgattttcaaagtggttgtaccaccttgcaatcTCAGCAgaaatggatgagtgttcctctttcaccacatcctcaccagcatctgctctctcctgagatttgatcttagccattgtgttttgatttgcattccctgatgactaagaatgttgaacagttcttttggtgcttctctgGCATTTGATATTCCCCAATAGAgaatctttgtttagctctgtacctcatttttaattgggttatatGTTATTCTgcagtttaacttcttgagttctatgcATATTTTTGAAATTAGCCATCTATTCAACATAGAGTTGTAAAAGAgcttttccaatctgtaggttgccattttttcttttttgtaaaaaatTGGATatcatgtttacatttcagattttatcccctcactccattccccccaccacccaggaaccccttatcccatcccccctcctcctgtctccacaaaggtgtgcccccacctacccccaactcccactcCCTCAAATTCTTTCccgcttggtgttcagccttcatgggaccaaggatgcCATTTTTTctattgagagtgtcctttgccttacagaagcttctctatttcatgagatcccatttgtctatagttggTCTTAAGCCTTATCTATTTGtgctctgttcagaaaattttcctctGTGCTGATGGTTTGAAgatttttctcactttttcttctattagattcagtgttttTCGTTTTATCTGGAGATTCATGATCTACTTtaacttgagctttatacaaagagatagaaatagatcaatttacattcttctatgtGCAGAAGACAAGttgaaatgctgcttactgacatGCTCAGTCTGCTGTTTTATACAAATCAGTAAGTATTACAGGCTTTAATGTTCCCTCACCCATGGTGAGTTAGGTTATTTCTCATCAATCAGTCGGGGGTGGATCCTGGAATTTTTTTGAGgtatactgaaagaaaaaaagttcaaatCTTGTGCTAGTATTGCGAAAATAACCATAGATACAGTATGTTCATGAGTGCAAATTCtacatcatttccaaaatgtATGGATTCACAGTATTCCTCAGGAAACCTCTCATTTTTACGTTCTTTCTGCACTTCCTTTACATTGATCCTCAAGATTTGGAAGGGATGATGTTTTATTTAGTGATAACCAGTCCATAGTCAGATTGTTTATATTTAGACATACAGTCTGTTTCTGCAATATCTATTGCCACCTAAAAAATACTCTTCACTGATAAAGGCTGTGAGTAGCATTTACATATAGGTATAAAGATGGGTATTTAGAATGTGATATGACACCATGTCTATTTAGCCAAAACAACAGTACTAAATTCTTCTCTGTGGCTTATGACAAAGCCAACCATAGGCGTGTGACACGTTATACAATATTAAGCATGAGTGTCCTTCTGCAAAGCATGATTCAAATTCAAACAAAACTTGCTTGGTGAAACCCATAGGAGCTATGTTCCTCATACAATATTAAACATGGTTGTCTAGGAAAATTGTTGCTGTACCTATGTTCAGGTGTGTGGGAGTCCTAATGACTTTTCTCCCTATCAGCTTAGATAGATCCTTCTTGTACTTTGAATATCAGCCAGCAGTGCAGAAAGTGCTGAATAACAGTCAGCTTGATTTTCATTGCCAAACAAGCCTTGTATTTTGTATATGTAGCAAGAGCATCCTAAGATATAATTCTGATGGAAACCAATAGCCTGTTCTATTGTGGGACCCTTTGCCTTCCTTCCTGACCATCAGCTCTCACAATAGTATTCTCCATTTGATACTGAGATATTCACTTCATAACCATTGGCTCCTGGCAGTTTTGACATACTTATAGATTAAtcaaatggaattttattcatgtACTACAATGAACTTATCGATACACATATTGTTAGACATCTAGAGTGGCTCCAAAAACTCACCTTTTTAACTAGATGATCACTGAGAACCCATGAATAAGATTGTCTGTAGGGAGATACAGAATATTTAGAACACACTCTGGAGTAGCATATCTGACACACGAGAAAACTGTCCTTTTAATTTTGCTACAACCTTCTACCCTAAAGTGTCTGTACCAGTTTATATGCCCCATGACTGTGAATAGATGTTTCCCTTTTCAAGTATCCAAGTATAATCATTTCAAGCAtggttattatttgttttctacaTATAAGTTATTATGCCTAAAGTTACATGAAAGCTCAAGatagttttaaattattgttttatgtcTCATTatgataaacattaaaaattatcaGTAATTTGCATGTCTTTTTGTATCTCTATTGAAGAGATAGtagtacattaaaatatattaagactcataaatttatatttattaaagtaaatatttgtttGCAACTACCTATACAAAtagaatttataatataaaatataaattactagTGAACTTCTAACCTctataagaggaaaaaaatttctGGTTATAGTGGTagatacttgtaatcccagtagcTACAAAGCAGAGATGGACAGCAGGGCAGCCTGGTATAAATAGTTCACTAGAGTGAGATACTGTCCCACATAGGAAATGAGGgaaattatagtttttatttattcaaataaagAATTTCCAGTGCAAAAATAGTCCATATGTAGTTCAATGTAAAAAAACTCATTCATAGCCATAGATTCATATTAGTTTTTTCAATGTCAAACTTCAaaattttttcttacaaaattatacaaaacatttgaaatttttgaTGTATAAATTATACTAATATCTTCCCCAGCcctgaaatattttcataaaaataatcacataaaattttaatctaaatactatgtatataaatatatattattatttattatttacaagtTATGATACTAAATATGAGAATAGGGTGACATAGGAATGTTTTCTAAATAGGAAATAAGTGGGTCTGTTTGATTTTCAGAATAAAAGACAGTGCGCTAAAATAAAtgaccatttatttttattaaataatatttattattattaaaataaatgatcattttatggtgacaaagaaaaacacattttcttaactGCATCCTTCACATCCTTGTTTCTGAGACTGTATATAAGTGGGTTCAGCATGGGGATGATGACTGTGTAGAAGACTGAAGCCACCTTGACCAGAAGCCAAGAACTTTTAGTGGTGGGAACACAATAGAGACAGATAATAATGCTATGGTAAATGGTGATTGTAGTGAGATGGGAGGCACAGGTGGAGAAGACTTTGTAGCACCCTCCAGTGGTAGGCATTTTCATGACAGTGATGACAATGAACACATAAGAGGTGAGAATGATCATCAGACTGCTTAGCTCATTGAAAGTAGCAAAGATGAAAATGACCTTCTGACTAATGTAGGGGTCAGAGCAGGCTACAGCAACAATGGcatcatactcacacacaaagtTATTTATGAACTTGGTCCCACAGAAGACCAAGGTCAACATAAAATGTATGAATATAGAGGAACACATTATACTCCAGGAGTATGATGCTGCTACCAGGGACCAGCAGAGCTTCTGAGACATAGCCACAGTGTAGAGCAGAGGGTTACATACTGCCACAAACCTGTCATAGGCCATCACTGCCAACATGAAGGTTTCTGTCACCACAAATATGCATGCAAAGAAGAACTGCATGACACAGCCTATGAAGgagatccttctgtcttccacaatcAAGTTTTCTAAGAGCTTTGGTGTGACAACAGTGGAGTAACAGAAATCCACAAAGGAGAGATAACTaaggaaaaagtacatgggaGTGTGGAGCTTAGGGCTGAGTCTGATGATGGCAATCATGCCCAGGTTCCCCATCACAGTGACTGTGTATATGGTTAGGAACAGGAGAAAGAGGGGCACCTGGAGGTATGTGTATTCTGAGAAGCCCACGAGAATGAACGTTACTGCAGAGGTCTGGTTTTCTTGAAtgctgtggagaaaaaaaaagatgacctgCCAAAGTCAGAACTAATGTATACAGTAGAGAAGAGCAAGAAATAGTTTTTACTGTG contains:
- the LOC117703172 gene encoding olfactory receptor 5D13-like; the protein is MPCIQENQTSAVTFILVGFSEYTYLQVPLFLLFLTIYTVTVMGNLGMIAIIRLSPKLHTPMYFFLSYLSFVDFCYSTVVTPKLLENLIVEDRRISFIGCVMQFFFACIFVVTETFMLAVMAYDRFVAVCNPLLYTVAMSQKLCWSLVAASYSWSIMCSSIFIHFMLTLVFCGTKFINNFVCEYDAIVAVACSDPYISQKVIFIFATFNELSSLMIILTSYVFIVITVMKMPTTGGCYKVFSTCASHLTTITIYHSIIICLYCVPTTKSSWLLVKVASVFYTVIIPMLNPLIYSLRNKDVKDAVKKMCFSLSP